Proteins encoded by one window of Elaeis guineensis isolate ETL-2024a chromosome 12, EG11, whole genome shotgun sequence:
- the LOC105033328 gene encoding T-complex protein 1 subunit eta-like, protein MAAMLQPQIILLKEGTDTSQGKAQVVSNINACTAVADAVRTTLGPRGMDKLIHDDKGNTTISNDGATIMKLLDIVHPAAKILVDIAKSQDSEVGDGTTTVVLLAGEFLKEAKPFIEDGVHSQNLIRSYRIASYLAIDKIKELAVSIEGKSLEEKKTLLAKCAATTLSSKLIGGEKEFFASMVVDAVMAIGSDDRLNLIGIKKVPGGNMRDSFLVNGVAFKKTFSYAGFEQQPKKFLNPKILLLNIELELKSEKENAEIRLSDPLQYQSIVDAEWNIIYNKLDKCVQSGAKIVLSRLAIGDLATQYFADRDIFCAGRVMEEDLQRVAAATGGTVQTSVNNIIDEVLGSCKVFEERQVGNERFNIFSGCPSGQTATIVLRGGADQFIEEAERSLHDAIMIVRRALKNSTVVAGGGAIDMEISRYLRQHARAIAGKSQLFINSYAKALEVIPRQLCDNAGFDATDILNKLRQKHASGQGANYGVDINTGGIADSFANFVWEPAVVKINAMNAATEAACLILSVDETVKNPKSESAQGEAAANAMAGRGRGAAFRGRGGRGMRRR, encoded by the exons ATGGCGGCGATGCTG CAACCCCAGATCATACTGCTGAAGGAGGGGACGGACACTTCCCAGGGGAAGGCGCAGGTGGTGAGCAACATCAACGCCTGCACCGCGGTGGCGGACGCCGTCCGGACCACTCTGGGGCCCCGTGGGATGGACAAGCTCATCCACGACGACAAGGGCAACACCACCATCTCCAACGATGGCGCCACCATCATGAAGCTTCTCGACATCGTCCACCCCGCTGCCAAGATCCTTGTGGACATCGCCAAGTCCCAGGACTCGGAG GTTGGTGATGGAACAACTACCGTAGTGCTTCTTGCAGGCGAGTTCTTGAAGGAGGCGAAACCTTTCATTGAGGATGGAGTCCACTCTCAGAATCTCATCAGAAGTTATCGGATTGCATCCTATTTG GCGATTGACAAAATCAAAGAACTTGCTGTTAGCATAGAAGGGAAAAGCCTCGAAGAAAAGAAAACTCTATTGGCAAAATGTGCCGCTACAACTCTCTCCTCGAAGCTTATTGGTGGTGAGAAGGAGTTTTTTGCATCCATGGTTGTTGATGCTGTCATGGCTATTGGCAGTGATGATAGGCTAAATTTGATTGGGATTAAGAAG GTCCCTGGGGGTAACATGAGAGATTCATTTCTTGTCAATGGTGTTGCTTTCAAGAAGACATTTTCTTATGCTGGTTTTGAGCAGCAACCAAAAAAGTTTCTGAATCCAAAAATCCTTTTGTTAAACATTGAGTTAGAATTGAAATCGGAGAAAGAAAATGCAGAAATCAG ATTGTCGGACCCTTTACAATATCAATCAATTGTTGATGCTGAATGGAATATCATCTACAACAAGTTAGATAAGTGTGTACAAAGTGGAGCAAAAATCGTTCTCTCACGATTGGCAATTGGTGACCTTGCAACACAG TACTTTGCAGATAGGGATATTTTCTGTGCTGGTCGTGTAATGGAAGAGGATCTGCAACGTGTTGCTGCAGCAACAGGTGGAACTGTGCAGACTTCTGTCAACAACATTATTGATGAG GTTCTTGGATCCTGCAAAGTGTTCGAGGAAAGACAAGTAGGTAATGAACGATTTAACATCTTTAGTGGTTGCCCTTCTGGTCAGACAGCAACCATAGTTCTCCGTGGTGGTGCAGATCAG TTCATTGAGGAAGCTGAAAGAAGCTTGCATGATGCCATAATGATTGTCAGAAGGGCTTTAAAGAACTCCACTGTTGTGGCTGGTGGTGGTGCTATAGAT ATGGAGATAAGCCGATATTTGAGACAGCATGCTCGGGCAATTGCTGGAAAGTCACAGTTGtttattaattcatatgctaAAGCTCTTGAG GTTATTCCACGGCAACTTTGTGATAATGCTGGATTTGATGCAACGGATATACTGAACAAACTCAGACAAAAACATGCTTCTG GTCAAGGTGCAAATTATGGTGTAGATATCAATACCGGTGGAATCGCAGATTCTTTTGCTAACTTTGTATGGGAACCTGCAGTTGTTAAG ATTAATGCTATGAATGCTGCAACAGAAGCTGCCTGTCTTATCTTGAGTGTGGACGAGACAGTTAAAAATCCAAAG